A window of the Bradyrhizobium ottawaense genome harbors these coding sequences:
- a CDS encoding nucleoside 2-deoxyribosyltransferase: MKIYLAGPDVFLPDAVDIGKRKAAICARHGVRGLYPLDNAIDLAASDASLRIFKGNEAMMDTADAVIANLTPFRGASADAGTVYELGYMAGRGKLCLAYSNDPAGYVERVARFDAVTKSADGRLIDRDGLTVEDFGLADNLMMIHALDLHGAKLVTPRQAPSDIWHDLTSFEACVVVAAGRASGKTS; this comes from the coding sequence ATGAAGATCTATCTGGCAGGCCCCGATGTGTTCCTGCCGGATGCCGTCGACATCGGAAAGCGAAAAGCCGCGATCTGCGCCCGCCACGGCGTGCGCGGCCTCTATCCGCTCGACAACGCGATCGACCTCGCAGCCAGCGATGCCTCGCTCAGGATCTTCAAGGGCAATGAAGCGATGATGGATACGGCGGATGCTGTTATCGCCAACCTGACGCCGTTTCGCGGAGCAAGCGCGGACGCCGGCACCGTTTACGAACTCGGCTACATGGCCGGCCGCGGAAAACTCTGCCTCGCCTACAGCAACGATCCGGCCGGCTATGTCGAGCGCGTCGCGCGGTTCGATGCCGTGACGAAATCCGCCGACGGCCGTCTGATCGACCGAGACGGGCTCACGGTCGAGGATTTCGGCCTGGCCGACAATCTCATGATGATTCACGCGCTCGACCTGCACGGCGCAAAACTGGTGACGCCGCGGCAGGCGCCCTCGGACATCTGGCACGACCTCACCTCGTTCGAGGCCTGTGTCGTTGTCGCGGCGGGTCGCGCCAGCGGCAAAACGAGTTGA
- a CDS encoding TlyA family RNA methyltransferase, with protein MANKSENETSSRKRADVLLVERGLFESRARARAAIEAGFVTAGGKQVLKASETIAADAEISAQPAHPWVSRGGVKLAGALEQYPIEVEGHVCLDVGASTGGFTEVLLANGASLVFAIDVGHGQLHHSLQNHPHIVSMEETDIRAYEGKRLPARPDIVVIDVSFISLKAVLPVALSLAAAPMHLLALIKPQFEAERKHSKHGIIRNAMVHQQICDDISAFAASLGCTDIQVFPSSIAGGDGNIEFFIGARRG; from the coding sequence TTGGCAAACAAGAGCGAAAACGAAACCTCCTCCCGCAAGCGCGCGGACGTGCTGCTGGTCGAGCGCGGCCTGTTCGAAAGCCGCGCCCGCGCCCGCGCCGCGATCGAGGCGGGTTTTGTGACGGCCGGCGGCAAGCAGGTGCTGAAGGCATCGGAGACGATCGCGGCGGACGCAGAAATTTCCGCGCAGCCCGCCCACCCCTGGGTATCCCGCGGCGGCGTCAAGCTCGCCGGCGCACTGGAACAGTATCCGATCGAGGTCGAAGGCCATGTCTGCCTCGACGTCGGCGCCTCCACCGGCGGCTTCACCGAGGTGCTGCTGGCGAACGGCGCCAGTCTTGTGTTCGCCATCGACGTCGGCCACGGCCAGTTGCACCACTCCCTGCAAAACCATCCCCACATCGTGTCGATGGAAGAGACGGATATCCGCGCCTACGAAGGCAAGCGGCTGCCGGCGCGGCCGGATATCGTCGTCATCGACGTCAGCTTCATCTCGCTGAAAGCCGTGCTGCCGGTGGCGTTGTCGCTGGCAGCGGCGCCGATGCACCTGCTGGCGCTGATCAAGCCGCAATTCGAGGCCGAGCGGAAACACTCCAAGCACGGCATCATCCGCAACGCGATGGTGCATCAGCAAATCTGCGACGATATCTCGGCGTTTGCCGCGTCGCTTGGCTGCACCGACATCCAGGTGTTTCCGTCGTCCATTGCCGGCGGCGACGGCAACATCGAATTCTTCATCGGGGCGCGCCGTGGCTGA
- a CDS encoding class I SAM-dependent RNA methyltransferase, producing MADIERLVIDHVGHRGDGVATVGGESVYVPYTLGGETVEVAPVPGHHPDRRRLVAVEIPSPERVAPFCPHFGICGGCAIQHWETAPYRAWKRDIVVTTLAQAGIACEVAPLIDAHGAGRRRITLHARMGTHEVLKVGFAAVSSHDIVPINRCPILDPHLDGAIEAAWAIAEPLIGVGKPLDIQVTATENGLDVDVRGSGPVSTKLIGKLSEVAKQHGLARLTRHGELVLARTTPVISIGAAQVALPPGSFLQATIAGEETLAALVADHCKRAKHVADLFCGVGPFALRLAAKSRVAAFDNDASSIAALQKAATSTSGLKPLKAEARDLFRRPLVPQELRDYDTVVFDPPRQGAQAVATHLAASKVPTVVAVSCNVATFARDARILIDGGYKIDGVTPVDQFRHTPHVELVARFRR from the coding sequence GTGGCTGACATCGAGCGTCTCGTCATCGACCATGTCGGCCATCGCGGCGACGGCGTCGCCACCGTTGGCGGCGAAAGCGTCTACGTGCCGTACACGCTGGGCGGCGAAACCGTCGAGGTCGCACCCGTCCCCGGCCACCATCCCGACCGCCGCCGGCTGGTCGCGGTCGAAATCCCAAGTCCCGAACGCGTGGCGCCGTTCTGTCCGCATTTCGGCATCTGCGGCGGCTGCGCGATCCAGCACTGGGAGACGGCGCCCTATCGCGCCTGGAAGCGCGACATCGTGGTGACGACCCTGGCGCAGGCCGGGATCGCGTGCGAGGTCGCACCGCTCATCGATGCGCATGGCGCGGGCCGCCGCCGCATCACCCTGCACGCGCGGATGGGAACCCACGAGGTGCTCAAGGTCGGCTTCGCCGCGGTCAGTTCGCACGACATCGTCCCGATCAACCGCTGCCCGATCCTCGATCCGCATCTCGACGGCGCGATCGAGGCCGCCTGGGCCATCGCCGAACCGCTGATCGGCGTAGGCAAGCCGCTCGACATCCAGGTCACGGCCACCGAAAACGGTTTGGATGTCGATGTCCGCGGCTCCGGGCCGGTGTCGACCAAACTGATCGGCAAGCTCTCTGAAGTCGCCAAGCAACACGGGCTGGCGCGGCTGACGCGCCATGGCGAACTGGTCTTGGCGCGAACGACGCCGGTGATCTCGATCGGCGCCGCACAGGTCGCGCTGCCGCCGGGATCGTTCCTGCAAGCCACGATAGCGGGTGAGGAAACGCTGGCAGCCCTGGTGGCCGATCATTGCAAGCGAGCCAAGCATGTCGCCGATCTCTTTTGCGGCGTCGGCCCGTTTGCGCTGCGGCTGGCCGCGAAATCACGGGTGGCGGCGTTCGACAACGACGCCAGCTCGATCGCGGCGCTGCAGAAAGCGGCGACATCGACGTCGGGATTGAAACCGCTCAAGGCGGAGGCGCGCGACCTGTTCCGGCGTCCGCTGGTGCCGCAGGAGCTGCGCGACTACGACACGGTTGTGTTCGACCCGCCCCGGCAGGGCGCGCAGGCGGTCGCGACCCATCTCGCCGCCAGCAAGGTTCCGACGGTTGTCGCGGTGTCCTGCAACGTCGCGACCTTTGCGCGCGACGCCAGAATTCTGATCGACGGCGGCTACAAGATCGACGGCGTCACGCCGGTGGATCAGTTTCGCCACACGCCGCATGTGGAATTGGTGGCAAGGTTCAGACGGTAG
- a CDS encoding metal-sensing transcriptional repressor → MDHPHSAIGRRLKRANGHLEKIIAMIEQGRPCAQIAQQLQAVESAIENAKKALIHDHISHGLERSFKASGSKGQAALRDFRLIAKYL, encoded by the coding sequence ATGGACCACCCGCACTCTGCAATCGGCCGGCGCCTGAAGCGAGCCAATGGCCACCTCGAAAAGATCATAGCGATGATCGAGCAGGGCAGGCCTTGCGCCCAGATTGCACAACAGCTTCAAGCCGTGGAAAGTGCCATCGAGAACGCGAAGAAGGCGTTGATACACGATCACATCAGCCATGGCCTCGAACGATCGTTCAAGGCATCGGGTTCGAAAGGTCAGGCTGCGCTCAGAGACTTCCGGTTGATCGCAAAATATCTCTGA
- a CDS encoding ABC transporter permease — protein MTLQELLTPRLGQALRPNIWDAVALILVIGAMVLIVYGGEQTTLPLSALDVTPVSLDPANLPGYALRTTMRMLLAIICSIVFTFVYAALAAKSRRAEMVLIPLLDILQSVPILGFLTFTVVFFLNLFPGRVFGAELACVFAIFTSQAWNMTFSMYQSMRNVPKDLEEASQSFHLSGWQRFWRLDVPFAMPGLIWNTMMSMSGGWFFVVASEAITVGDTTVTLPGVGSYVALAIKEQNLAAIGYAILTMFLVILAYDQLLFRPVVAWADKFRFEQTASATAPASWMLDLFRRTRALRALTYPFAALNKAVSNLHIALPGSLRMPTRSGPPSRIVDAVWLAFIIASTGYAAWRVYGYLSVTLSPSDVLSAFGYGFITLARVSVLIALATLIWVPVGVWIGLRPKLAERIQPLAQFLAAFPANLAFPVFVVIIVRYGLNANVWLSPLMILGTQWYILFNVIAGASAFPTDLKEAAGSFHLKGWRWWIKVILPGIFPYYVTGAITASGGSWNASIVAEVASWGDTHLTAAGLGAYIATATEAGDFPRVVLGIAVMCILVTLFNRLLWRPLYAFGERRLRLG, from the coding sequence ATGACTCTGCAAGAACTTCTGACGCCGAGATTGGGGCAGGCGCTGCGGCCCAACATCTGGGACGCCGTTGCGCTGATCCTCGTGATCGGCGCCATGGTGCTGATCGTCTACGGCGGCGAGCAAACCACCCTTCCCTTGTCGGCACTCGACGTCACGCCGGTATCGCTCGATCCCGCGAATCTGCCGGGTTACGCGTTGCGAACGACCATGCGGATGCTGCTCGCCATCATCTGCTCGATCGTCTTCACCTTCGTCTACGCTGCTCTCGCCGCCAAGAGCCGGCGCGCCGAGATGGTGCTGATTCCGCTGCTCGACATCCTGCAGTCGGTGCCGATCCTCGGCTTTCTCACCTTCACCGTCGTTTTCTTCCTGAACCTGTTTCCCGGCCGCGTGTTCGGCGCCGAGCTCGCCTGCGTGTTTGCGATCTTCACGAGCCAGGCTTGGAACATGACCTTCAGCATGTACCAGTCGATGCGCAACGTCCCAAAGGACCTGGAGGAAGCCTCCCAAAGCTTCCACCTCAGCGGCTGGCAGCGCTTCTGGCGGCTCGACGTACCCTTCGCCATGCCGGGCCTGATCTGGAATACGATGATGTCGATGTCGGGCGGCTGGTTCTTCGTCGTGGCTTCGGAAGCCATCACGGTCGGCGACACGACCGTCACGCTGCCGGGGGTTGGCTCCTATGTCGCACTCGCCATCAAGGAACAAAACCTCGCTGCGATTGGCTACGCCATCCTGACGATGTTTTTGGTGATCCTCGCCTATGACCAGTTGCTGTTTCGGCCCGTGGTGGCCTGGGCCGACAAGTTCCGGTTCGAGCAGACCGCTTCGGCAACCGCGCCGGCATCCTGGATGCTCGATCTGTTTCGGCGGACTCGGGCCTTACGGGCACTGACGTATCCGTTTGCGGCACTGAACAAAGCCGTCTCGAACCTGCATATCGCGTTGCCAGGCAGCCTGAGGATGCCAACCAGAAGCGGCCCGCCATCCCGTATCGTCGATGCGGTCTGGCTCGCCTTTATCATTGCAAGCACCGGCTATGCCGCCTGGAGGGTCTATGGGTATCTCTCGGTGACGTTGAGTCCGTCGGATGTCCTCAGCGCCTTTGGATATGGCTTCATTACGCTGGCGCGGGTCAGCGTGCTGATTGCCCTTGCCACGCTGATATGGGTGCCGGTCGGCGTATGGATCGGACTTCGGCCAAAACTGGCCGAACGAATCCAGCCGCTCGCGCAGTTCCTGGCCGCGTTTCCCGCCAACCTCGCCTTTCCGGTGTTCGTGGTGATTATCGTCCGTTATGGCCTGAACGCGAATGTCTGGCTCAGCCCGCTGATGATCCTGGGCACCCAGTGGTATATCCTGTTCAATGTTATCGCCGGTGCGAGCGCCTTCCCGACCGACCTGAAAGAAGCTGCCGGCAGCTTCCATCTCAAGGGATGGCGCTGGTGGATAAAAGTCATCCTGCCGGGCATTTTTCCATACTATGTCACGGGAGCAATCACCGCTTCGGGCGGATCATGGAATGCCTCCATCGTCGCGGAGGTCGCAAGCTGGGGCGACACCCATCTGACCGCCGCAGGTCTTGGTGCCTATATCGCGACGGCGACCGAAGCCGGAGACTTCCCTCGGGTCGTTCTCGGCATCGCCGTCATGTGCATTCTGGTGACGCTTTTCAACCGGCTCCTCTGGAGGCCACTCTACGCCTTCGGCGAGCGCCGTCTTCGCCTCGGCTGA
- a CDS encoding ABC transporter ATP-binding protein, whose amino-acid sequence MLDHTNQASLLDIRGVCRSFPKGSGEDLLVLEKVDLTIQSGQIVGLLGRSGSGKSTLLRIIAGLIAPSSGDAKCRGETIKGPPNGVAMVFQSFALFPWLTVLQNVELGLEALGVDSTERRTRALAAIDLIGLDGFESAFPKELSGGMRQRVGFARALVVHPDLLLMDEPFSALDVLTAETLRTDLVDLWIEGRLPIKSVLMVTHNIEEAVLMCDRILVFSSNPGRVAAEIRVDLPHPRNRLDPTFRQLVDSIYARMTQRVEAKTPAIEGIPGTGVGMILKHVSSNVLSGLIETLAGPPYNGHADLPVLATHLQFEADEIFHLGEALQLLRFAQLSEGDLMLTEAGKRFAHLETDARKKLFAEHLINYVPVMGLIRRVLDERPSHSAPVARFRNELEDYMAEDQADETLKTIVSWGRYAELFAYDEQAELFSLENPH is encoded by the coding sequence ATGCTCGATCATACCAACCAGGCCAGCCTGCTCGATATCCGCGGCGTCTGCCGGTCATTTCCGAAAGGCAGCGGCGAGGACCTGCTCGTCCTCGAAAAGGTCGATCTGACAATTCAGTCCGGCCAAATCGTCGGACTGCTTGGCCGGTCCGGGTCCGGCAAGTCGACGCTGCTGCGGATCATCGCCGGCCTCATCGCGCCGTCTTCAGGTGATGCGAAATGCCGCGGCGAGACGATCAAGGGTCCGCCGAACGGCGTCGCCATGGTGTTTCAGTCGTTTGCACTGTTCCCGTGGCTGACGGTTCTTCAAAACGTCGAACTGGGGCTGGAAGCGTTGGGGGTCGACAGCACCGAACGCCGCACCCGGGCGCTCGCGGCGATCGACCTGATCGGTCTAGACGGCTTCGAGTCGGCGTTTCCCAAGGAATTGTCAGGCGGCATGCGCCAGCGCGTCGGATTTGCACGAGCCTTGGTCGTTCATCCGGATCTGTTGCTGATGGACGAGCCGTTCTCCGCCCTCGACGTGCTGACGGCGGAGACGCTGAGAACCGACCTGGTCGATCTCTGGATCGAAGGGCGGCTGCCGATCAAATCGGTGCTGATGGTGACGCACAACATCGAGGAAGCCGTGCTGATGTGCGACCGCATTCTGGTGTTCTCGTCCAATCCCGGCCGGGTCGCCGCCGAGATCAGGGTCGACCTGCCACACCCGCGCAACCGGCTCGACCCGACATTTCGGCAACTCGTCGACAGTATCTACGCCCGCATGACCCAGCGGGTGGAGGCGAAGACGCCGGCGATCGAGGGCATCCCGGGTACCGGCGTCGGCATGATCCTCAAGCATGTCTCTTCCAACGTGCTCTCGGGTCTGATCGAGACCCTCGCCGGGCCACCGTATAACGGGCACGCCGACTTGCCTGTCCTCGCTACCCACCTGCAATTCGAAGCGGACGAAATATTTCACCTCGGTGAAGCCCTTCAACTATTGCGCTTTGCCCAGTTGAGCGAGGGCGATTTGATGTTGACGGAGGCCGGAAAACGCTTCGCTCACCTTGAGACAGATGCCCGAAAAAAACTGTTCGCCGAACATCTCATCAACTATGTGCCGGTGATGGGCCTCATCCGCCGCGTGCTCGATGAGCGGCCGTCGCACTCGGCCCCGGTCGCACGCTTCCGCAACGAACTCGAAGACTACATGGCGGAAGACCAGGCCGACGAGACGCTCAAAACCATCGTGTCGTGGGGACGGTACGCGGAACTGTTCGCCTATGACGAGCAGGCGGAGCTGTTCAGCCTCGAAAATCCACACTGA
- a CDS encoding DUF1194 domain-containing protein — translation MRWYVSIGAVLVAGVLAGGDVAGVAAPSPQNQFSSQLSSFAPGRQSADKEATPSVDVELILAVDVSYSMDMDELAIQREGYAQAIVSREFLQALKSGPNGKIAVTYFEWAASSDQKIIIPWRVIDGPETADAVANEIMKTPIRRASRTSISGAINFAMPLFDENPYRGLRRVIDISGDGPNNNGGPVVVARDAAIEKGIVINGLPIMVKEPSYSTMDIDNLDFYYEDCVIGGPGAFVVTIKDREKFKEAIRTKLLLEVAGRTPERPVVPAVAASKEPRVSCLIGEKIWQDRWGR, via the coding sequence ATGCGCTGGTATGTCTCGATCGGGGCCGTGCTTGTGGCAGGCGTTCTCGCCGGCGGCGACGTCGCGGGTGTTGCCGCGCCGAGCCCACAAAACCAGTTCAGCAGCCAACTCAGCAGTTTTGCACCCGGCCGCCAATCCGCCGACAAGGAAGCCACGCCGTCGGTCGACGTCGAATTGATTCTCGCCGTCGACGTCTCCTATTCGATGGACATGGACGAACTCGCGATCCAGCGCGAGGGCTACGCGCAGGCGATCGTCTCCAGGGAATTCCTGCAGGCGCTGAAGAGTGGCCCGAACGGCAAGATCGCGGTGACCTATTTCGAGTGGGCGGCCTCCAGCGACCAGAAGATCATCATCCCGTGGCGGGTCATCGACGGCCCCGAAACCGCCGACGCCGTCGCCAACGAGATCATGAAGACCCCGATCCGCCGCGCTTCCCGCACCTCGATCTCCGGCGCGATTAATTTCGCCATGCCGCTGTTCGACGAGAACCCGTATCGCGGCCTGCGGCGCGTGATCGATATTTCCGGCGATGGCCCGAACAACAATGGCGGCCCCGTGGTGGTTGCCCGCGATGCCGCGATCGAGAAGGGGATCGTCATCAACGGCCTGCCGATCATGGTCAAGGAGCCGTCCTACTCCACCATGGATATCGACAACCTCGATTTCTACTACGAGGACTGCGTCATCGGCGGTCCCGGCGCCTTCGTGGTGACGATCAAGGACCGCGAAAAGTTCAAGGAAGCGATCCGCACCAAACTGCTGCTCGAGGTCGCCGGCCGCACCCCGGAACGCCCGGTCGTCCCGGCCGTCGCCGCCAGCAAGGAGCCGCGCGTCAGCTGCCTGATCGGTGAGAAGATCTGGCAGGACCGATGGGGGCGGTGA
- a CDS encoding c-type cytochrome, whose translation MLRIGIVAGALLLAASNCAVAETSVERGAYLVNTIMACGNCHSPRDADGRLIPDKAFSGGLTFNTPPFVATAPNITQDFETGIGSWTDAEIKRALVEGLRPDHGHLAGVPLAAIMPANFYKALLPEDLDAVVAYLRSVKAIRNQVPDPAYKAPVRRDAYPDADAGFSKADLAGPVKRGAYLVTIGHCMECHSAWSRGVSDFRGGLGGGGRLFPPRDGSPEGTPPTIVPNITAHPTAGIGGWTDAEIIRAVTHGVARDGRPLKPPMAYDYYASLKNSDLADIVAYLRTVPALP comes from the coding sequence ATGCTTCGAATCGGTATCGTGGCCGGCGCCCTGTTGCTGGCGGCCTCGAATTGCGCCGTCGCGGAAACGTCGGTCGAGCGCGGGGCCTACCTCGTCAATACCATTATGGCCTGCGGCAACTGCCACTCGCCGCGCGACGCCGACGGCAGACTGATCCCCGACAAGGCCTTCTCCGGCGGCCTCACCTTCAACACCCCGCCCTTCGTCGCCACCGCGCCGAACATCACCCAGGACTTCGAGACCGGCATCGGAAGCTGGACCGACGCCGAGATCAAGCGCGCGCTGGTCGAGGGATTGCGGCCCGATCACGGCCACCTCGCCGGCGTGCCGCTGGCGGCGATCATGCCGGCGAATTTCTACAAGGCGCTGCTGCCCGAGGATCTTGACGCCGTCGTCGCTTACTTGCGCAGCGTCAAGGCGATCAGGAACCAGGTCCCCGATCCCGCCTACAAGGCCCCGGTGCGCCGCGATGCCTATCCCGACGCCGATGCCGGATTCAGCAAGGCTGACCTGGCCGGTCCGGTGAAGCGCGGCGCCTATCTCGTCACCATCGGCCATTGCATGGAATGTCACTCGGCCTGGTCGCGCGGCGTATCCGATTTCAGAGGCGGCCTCGGCGGCGGCGGTCGCCTGTTCCCGCCGCGCGACGGGTCGCCGGAGGGAACGCCGCCAACCATCGTTCCCAACATCACGGCGCATCCAACCGCCGGCATCGGCGGCTGGACCGATGCGGAAATCATCCGCGCCGTCACCCACGGCGTGGCGCGCGACGGCCGGCCACTGAAGCCGCCGATGGCCTATGATTACTATGCCAGCCTCAAAAACTCCGATCTGGCCGATATCGTCGCCTATCTGCGGACCGTGCCGGCGCTGCCATAG
- the clpS gene encoding ATP-dependent Clp protease adapter ClpS: MIDTVAKPKTKTKTKTERPRLHKVILVNDDFTPREFVVTVLKAEFRMTEDQAHKVMITAHQRGVCVVAVFTKDVAETKATRATDAGRAKGYPLLFTTEPEE, from the coding sequence ATGATCGATACCGTCGCCAAGCCAAAGACGAAGACCAAGACCAAAACCGAGCGGCCACGCCTGCACAAGGTCATCCTCGTCAACGACGACTTCACGCCGCGCGAATTCGTCGTCACGGTGCTGAAGGCCGAATTCCGCATGACCGAGGACCAGGCCCACAAGGTGATGATCACCGCGCACCAGCGCGGCGTCTGCGTGGTCGCAGTCTTCACCAAGGACGTCGCCGAGACCAAGGCGACGCGCGCCACCGACGCCGGACGCGCCAAGGGCTATCCATTGCTGTTCACGACCGAACCGGAGGAATGA
- a CDS encoding adenylate/guanylate cyclase domain-containing protein, with protein sequence MDTSDIQKLTDWLIDGARSAASSTHMFGETCERIVAAGLPLWRVGLFIRTLHPEIYGRNFIWKPGAEVEMGTVDFQILNSPDFQNSPLIAVFQQGIEVRARVDDPASSRFPIVAELRAEGVTDYIALPLLFIDGSIHASSWTTKQPGGFTDAQLAALRRIVTPLTRISEIVTLTRTASSLLDTYVGNRAGERILGGQIRRGHTETMNAAIWLSDLRGFTSLSDRLPAETVVDILNLYFDCQVAAIRKHGGEVLKYMGDGLLAVFPIDEYVGDDQKVCSHVLEAAHESRVSVAEMQYSIGDVVERFRFGLALHVGPILFGNIGGGSRLDFTCIGPAVNLAARLEKIASRLHRTVVASEGFASICRGGWSDLGEFPIAGFSKAERVYGLIEETSAD encoded by the coding sequence ATGGACACATCGGATATCCAGAAGCTGACCGACTGGCTGATCGACGGCGCGCGGTCGGCGGCCAGCTCGACCCACATGTTCGGCGAAACCTGCGAACGGATCGTGGCGGCAGGCCTGCCGCTGTGGCGGGTCGGCCTTTTCATCCGGACGTTGCATCCTGAAATCTACGGCCGCAATTTCATCTGGAAGCCGGGCGCCGAGGTGGAAATGGGCACGGTCGATTTCCAGATCCTGAACTCGCCGGATTTCCAGAACAGCCCCCTGATAGCGGTGTTTCAGCAGGGGATCGAGGTTCGCGCCCGCGTCGACGATCCCGCCAGCAGCCGCTTTCCGATCGTCGCCGAGCTGCGCGCCGAAGGCGTCACGGATTATATCGCGTTGCCGCTGCTGTTCATCGACGGCTCGATACACGCAAGCAGCTGGACCACCAAGCAGCCCGGCGGCTTCACCGACGCGCAGCTAGCCGCCCTGCGGCGGATCGTGACGCCGCTGACGCGGATCAGCGAGATCGTCACGCTGACCCGTACCGCCTCCAGCCTGCTCGACACCTATGTCGGCAATCGCGCCGGCGAGCGGATTCTCGGCGGCCAGATTCGCCGCGGCCACACCGAGACCATGAATGCCGCGATCTGGCTCTCCGATCTGCGCGGTTTTACCTCGCTGTCCGATCGGCTGCCCGCCGAGACCGTGGTCGATATTCTCAACCTGTATTTCGACTGCCAGGTGGCCGCGATCCGCAAGCATGGCGGTGAAGTCCTCAAATACATGGGCGACGGGCTGCTCGCGGTTTTCCCGATCGACGAATATGTCGGCGATGACCAGAAGGTCTGTTCGCACGTGCTGGAAGCCGCCCACGAATCCCGTGTCAGCGTCGCGGAAATGCAATATTCGATCGGCGATGTGGTCGAGCGCTTTCGCTTCGGGCTGGCGCTGCATGTCGGGCCGATATTATTCGGCAATATCGGCGGCGGCAGCCGGCTCGATTTCACCTGCATCGGGCCTGCCGTCAATCTCGCGGCGCGGCTGGAAAAGATCGCAAGCCGTCTGCACCGCACGGTGGTGGCGTCGGAAGGCTTCGCCTCGATCTGCCGGGGCGGGTGGAGCGACCTCGGCGAGTTTCCGATCGCGGGTTTCTCGAAGGCCGAGCGCGTCTATGGCCTGATCGAAGAGACGTCGGCGGATTGA